The following nucleotide sequence is from Xiphophorus maculatus strain JP 163 A chromosome 22, X_maculatus-5.0-male, whole genome shotgun sequence.
TAACCATTTTTCAATCAAAGAGGACGTCATGCACGGctgtatatattttatctcaatttttggccatttttaattgtattgtTTCAGAAAATACTTCAACAGTAGTAACTTAGTGTCAGTTACTCAAGTTTTGTTGTCAAAAATCATTCTTTTGCTAATTAGACCAGTAATACATGATACAGAtagtgtctttttattttatattgctaAATTGCAGCAATATGATTGCAGGGTGATTCAATCACCAGCACTGACTTCTTGAGTCCTTGATATGGCTACTTTGACTTAGTATAtgttattattaatttgttttgcacatatatatatttgtaggTCTAAGTGCATGTCATCCACATAAGAAcacatatgaaaatatttttaaattgtacaCAAGAGCATAAAAATTAAGTTCACATTTTATATATACCAAACGAAAAGTAAAACATCTTGAATGTGGTTATGCTAATTCATAACCATATTCTGATTCAGTTTTATGTCTGTCTTCAGAGTATGTTGGTGGCTAATATGAACAACTTACTGAAGAGGAGAGGTGAAGCAGAGCACACCATCAAGGACTTGGAGTCACTTTACACACAAACTGTGGTACAGTCATTATGAGCTTATAATACACTCCTGTTTTCTCTTGCGGGCAGCCTTACgtttatgacattttaattatCTTCCAGAAATCTGCTGCGGATTTCAGAGAGAAAATCTCAGACAAGTACAGCAGAATCCGTGTGGTTTTAGATGCAGACGAGCGTCTGATGATGCAGATTATAGATGCAGAAGAGGCGTACATGACGGACTGGCTGGAGGCCCAGAGGGGCATCACGGAAACTCAGATTAAAGAGATAGACAGATTAAGAGCCTCCAATAAAGCTCTCCTCCAGGAAACAAATGACCTGCAGTTCCTTCAGGTGAGTAAAtcattctaaaaataatttaagtattttacaATGATCATTAAACCACAATGTATTAAGCCTGCTATGAATCAAACACCACTGGACCTGCAGTCACAGTAATCTAAGAAGAAGCCCATAATCTAATGCCACCATCTTTGAGCATGTACAGTTTGCCTCTGTTTACATGGACAAGCCAAATGCAGGGAAATATTTTAGGGTAAACAAAGATGGAGTAGCTTGGCCACAATGACATAAACTATGTTTGAAAGAGTCAAATCAGTTCTTTCCAAATAAGAACACTGTCAGCACTGGCAAGCATGGTCGTGGCAGTAGCATGGTGAAGGAACGTTTTAAATGACTGCCTTCAAATTCCTCAACTTCAAATTAATTTGATGGCTAGATTGTTCAAACTTGGACACATGTGATGGTTTTGTTTGGACAATGACCGTAAACAGACATTAAGAACAAATAAAGTTGGTTAACTTTGAGAATTGATCATTTGAAGGAGCATCTGTGCCAGAAATCCCACTAATTCAATCAAATTGTTCCTTTCTTGATAAAGAATGCACATTTCTGACAGAAACTGTGGATTTTAAGCATATGGACTAGTGACTAGTTATGAATTcacctttgtttttcttgtgtgtgaATTTTCAGTTCTGTATGTACTTGCTTTGTTTTCCATcttcaaaagtaaaatttcttaaTACTGTTTTGAAGTTGAGCTAAAACTGATGGCCTGTTAATTTTTAACAGCAAATCAGATCACAAAATCTTTGGTGAgtatatttttacacattacaTTTTGGTATATTTAACCTTTCTTTTGTGTTGTTACTAATTTGCTCCTttggtacatttattttttgttttctttacagtgAACCATTGGATTTTCCTCCACTGCAGGCTGTAAACAGGGATCTTTGTGAccatgaaaaactaaaaaccatTGAGAGGCTCGTTGATGATCTCTCATTAGCTCTGTCGCAACACTTTCCACGAATGTGGTCATGTTAGTGATTAATTCAGGATTTCATAAGCAAGCAATCATCATTTGCATAAATGTGGTGCTGATTGtcgtttttttctattattattattgcagaCCTAAGTTCACCGGCTTTAGATCCAAAAACAGCCCATCCGAAACTAGAAATATCTCCAGATAAAAAGCAAGTTTACTGGAGGCGCCATCGTGTTGGAGACAGACCAAACCCTCAGCCTTACGACTCCCAGTACAGTGTTCTCGCTCAGGAGAGCTTTACAAATGGCCAGCATTACTGGGAGGTGATTGTCCAGGATAAACCCTTCTGGCTGATTGGTGTCACCACAGGTTTGCTCACTAAGAAAACCAGTCCGGTTCAGAATTCCTCCAGCCTGGGTGTGAACAGCACATCCTGGTGCATCTACCATGGAGATGGACAGTACCTGGCTTGCCACGACACACAAGAGAAGCAGCTGCCAGTAGCAAAGAGAGTCAGGAAACTGGGCATACTGGCTAATATCCAGAAGGGGGAGCTGTCATTCTATGATGCGGATGCAATGACTCTGCTTCACTCTTTCTGTGTGCAGTGCACAGAGCCTCTTTACCCCATGTTCAACCCATGCATCGATATGACCGGAGTCAACAGGCAGCCGCTCACTTTGTTCTGGATTAAGGATCCCTGGAATTGGGAAGACGATGAAAAATGAATgatcttttctgtgtttatttcatttgaataatGTGGTGAAAATGTCAAGTCAAATAATTACTTGTAAGTCTGTACACCGACAGATATTTGCATGGTTTAAACAAGGATCTCAATCTATCTATTTAAGTATTAGAAGGTAGATGATAGACAATATTTTCCTTCAGTGTTTATATATTATCAATCTATTCTGACTATGCTTTAATTCTATAGTTGTGCAACgtttaataaagtaaatacaCATGGAGAACTTACTGTGCAATATTTTTGTTACAGGTTCAACATCAAAAGTTGTACTTTACTTTGCCTTGACAATGTATTCACACCTTTGGacgttttctacattttgtcacattacaaccaaaaaaacatttgtataatttattcagattttatagGATAGATCAAAATGGACCAAATGGTCCATATGATGCACCATTTTGGTCTGATAATTGTGAAATATCAGGAAAATTTATTTGTGTCACCATTCAAAACAGCTACAGATTCAAATATGTCACATCTACAGATTTAAATCATAGCCAGGTCTTCTTTACAGACTAGTTCAAACTCAGTCAGCGGGACTGGAAAGCATCGAGGAACACCAAGTACACATTATTTAATAATGAATCAACAGAAAACAAGGTTGTgacagagagggaagacatATGGCAAAGGTCACTGGGCCTGGACTCGAACTGTTGAGCACTGAGGTCTCCATACATGGGTCACGCGCTACCCCAACTGTCAAATCTTGAAAGTCTCAATTAtttttaggtctggactttaacaaGGCCATGGTAAATACATGAATGCTCTGTGATTTAACCATTGTACTATAGCTCTGGCGCACATTTAGGGTTGCTGTCCTGCAGCATGGTGAACTTACGAGTCAGTCTGAAGTCTATTGCAGCTGCTAACAGGTTTTCATTCAggattgtcctgtatttagggtccatccatcttctcatcAACTTATTATATTATACGTAGGAATAGTCTTGCATCTCTTCCGCTGTTGAAGGTCTCCACCTCTTATGTGCTTATCATGTTGTTGTGCATTGCAGAAAGTACATGAATCGTGTGTAAACTTCTGGCCTGTTCATTTTGTAATCGCCCCCTCGGTTCATCAGCCCACAGCGGACAACAGCCTTCAGTGTCAGATGTCcgtggcttttattttttgcctctACAGCAAACAGTGCAGCAAGAGAGATCAAATAACATCAACTGTGAACTTTGCTGCATTGAGTGTCCACAAACACTGATGTTAGCAATTATTTGTATAACATCTTGTTTTCTCTTAAGCAAAATTGATTAACAAGTACTCAGATTACACAGGTTTTTGGCAAGTTTATAGGTTAGAAAAACCATTTCAGCCCAGTTCAGAGATGAATGCATTTAGATCCAGCTGCACAAATCAGcataaagatttttaaagatgtgtaaaaagccttaaaataaaccCATCTTTCTTTCAGTGGaaaatttctttctctgttctCTAGCAGTGaactttgaagatttttttcttttcttacccACTGTGCATTGTGACAAggtaaacattttcagtcattcaCAGTAAATACACTGAAAAAGAGAATAGGTGACCCAACTTAAATAAATTGCTTCAATTAGTGACaagttttttcactttaaattattAAGCTGTCAAGTTAAATTCACATAAATGTAGTAAGTTgaataaactggttttaattaattcaaattGAAGCTGCATTCTATTTTCTTACTGTATGAGCATTATGAAAACAGCTATTATTTGTAGCCATTTTGTGAgtaaaaactgacagaaatctTAAATagcatgttctcttgtcttttccattttgaagagtggcctCTGCATTACAGCTTATTTTACCTTAGGAAATTAGAAAGTCagttaattaataattaattattaattatctGTTGATGtaagcattacatttttaaaaatgcattagtTGCTTTAATTTTATAGCAATCAATAAGAGTGCCAAAATTCAAAAGGAGCAATTTCTTTGtgtgagaatttattttattcccttgtttcaaaattttataaaatttatgCAGAgatttaaatgtagaaaattaatttatttattcttatgcTTTTTACTCATCTTTCAGGGTGTACAGTATGTTGCTGTaacataaattcataaaaattcTAACTAATGTAGACCTTAACTCTTACAGCAACACGCACCACTCTTACTTGAATATATTATCTTGTCTCTCCCATTTCAAGCTCATTGCATTTACATGAGCCTCATCACATTTACATCTATAGGAAACAGAAAGTCTAACTAAACAACAGTTCTTAGCTATTCTGATCAACTTAAACAggttaaatcatatttaaactGGAGAATAAACGTGCTAAAAGATCCTCCACCCCTAAAAAATTCTCCAAGGACTGGATATAAAAAGGATAGAAAATATTATGCATGCTCTTTGACAGCCTTTGTAGTTTGGAATACAACATTCATTTAAAGCAATTCAAAGAATTACTCCATTTGTGCACCAAAGCATATTCCCCTTACAAGCTCATTTTAGTGGTCTTGTGCTATTGGTTGATGTATTTAAACAATAGAaacaagtaaatgtt
It contains:
- the LOC102236624 gene encoding E3 ubiquitin/ISG15 ligase TRIM25-like, whose amino-acid sequence is MGTVSEPLKCPVCQDFFTEPVTLQCGHNFCLTCIRAVWETDESTESPFFCPECQIFLPPNLTLDINTSLQEKVKDFTTNQQPAAAETDSTAASSLIIHCDHCIEKPCVAIQTCLTCDASLCQAHAQLHQQRSALREHTLVDVTKDPLSLKCREHRDELKLFCMEEKIPVCCLCVLVGVHKHHKASQLHEASADFRSMLVANMNNLLKRRGEAEHTIKDLESLYTQTVKSAADFREKISDKYSRIRVVLDADERLMMQIIDAEEAYMTDWLEAQRGITETQIKEIDRLRASNKALLQETNDLQFLQQIRSQNLCEPLDFPPLQAVNRDLCDHEKLKTIERLVDDLSLALSQHFPRMWSYLSSPALDPKTAHPKLEISPDKKQVYWRRHRVGDRPNPQPYDSQYSVLAQESFTNGQHYWEVIVQDKPFWLIGVTTGLLTKKTSPVQNSSSLGVNSTSWCIYHGDGQYLACHDTQEKQLPVAKRVRKLGILANIQKGELSFYDADAMTLLHSFCVQCTEPLYPMFNPCIDMTGVNRQPLTLFWIKDPWNWEDDEK